Genomic segment of Gemmatimonadota bacterium:
GCGGGTCTGATGACGATGGCGCCGTTCGGCGCCGATGTCGGTACGCTTCGCCGTACCTTCGGCGGACTCCGACGAACGAGCGAAGAGACACGGAAGGCCACCTCGCGGGTAGGCCCTGAACTCTCGATGGGGATGACGGGCGATCTGGATGTCGCCATCGCGGAAGGGAGTACTATGGTGCGTATCGGAACTGCGCTCTTCGGGCCCAGACCGAGGCCCGGGGCAACTAATCTGGAGACCTGACCATGGCGATTGATCTGACCGCACTCGACGTACGGAGCAAGAGAGGAGATTTCTCGAGACGCTTCCGAGGATACGATCGCGACGAGGTGGACAGCTTCATGAAGAGCGTCGCCGACCGCCTCGAGGAACTCACTCGCGCACACAGGGAGCTCCAGCGTGAAAACGAATCGATGCGGAAGCAGCTCGATGTGGGTGTCGAACGGGAGGAATCGATAAAGGACGCCGTGGTATCGGCCCAGAAGTTCGGCAAGGAGATGATCGATGCCGCGCAGAACCGGGTCGAACTCATGGAGCGCGACGCTGCCGAGCGCGCCGAGCGCATCGAGGAAGATGCGCGGGCGACCGCCCGCCGGATCCGGAGCGTGGCTCTCGAAGAGGCCGAACGGGCCCGGACGGCCATCGAGGATCTCTGCTACCAGCGCACCCGTCTGCTGCGGACCATGAACCGCTTCATGAACGAAGGTGCGAACCTGATCGCCGAGGAGGAGCGGCGCGAGATCGGGCCGCAGTTCTCCGAGGGGCGGATCGCCGCGATCATCGACGGCGGGGACCCGGACGGAGGCTCGGGGCGGCGGGGCGCGGAGGCAAACGACCGGGAATCCGACTTCCGGCCGTGATCTATCCCGAGCTTCCCGGTGGCGTGATCGCCATCGAGGAGGCCGTTCTCGAACGGTGGCGCGACGAGGATCTCTTCAGGCGGACGCTCGAGCGAGGCGGCGAGCCTTTCGTCTTTTACGAGGGACCGCCCACCGCGAACGGCCGGCCCGGTCTGCACCACATCATCTCGCGGACCATCAAGGATCTGGTCTGTCGTCATCGGGCGCTGAGCGGTCGCAGCGTCACCCGGATCGCAGGATGGGACACCCACGGGCTTCCCGTCGAGATCGAAGCCGAGAAGAAGCTCGGCATCAGCGGCAAACCCGAGATCGAAGCCTACGGGATCGCCGACTTCAATCGCGTGTGCCGGGAATCGGTCTTCACCTACAAGCGGGAATGGGAGGAGCTCAGCGAGCGCATCGGCTACTGGCTCGAGTACTGGCGACCCTACGTCACCTTCTCTCCGGAGTACGTGGAATCGGTCTGGTGGATCCTCAAGCGTTTCGCCGATTCCGGCCTCCTTTACCCGGGGCACAAGAGCGTGCCCTACTGTCCGCGTTGCGGCACGGCCCTCTCGTCGCACGAAGTTGCCCAGGGGTATCGGGATGTCGTCGATCCCTCTCTCACTTTCGGCGCGCGCGTCGAGGACGACGAGGAGGCGCGGATCCTGCTGGCGTGGACGACGACGCCCTGGACGGTGCCCTCCAACGCAGCGCTCGCCGTGCACCCCGAGATCGTCTACGCCACGGTACGTAGGCGCGGAACCCGCTACGTCGTGGCCGAATCCCGCGTGGAGGCGGTCTTTGGGGAGGACGTGGAGATCGTCGACCGCTGCCCGGGAAGGTCGCTGGTCGGCCTGCGCTACCGTCGCCCGCTCGACCTGGTGGCCGCATCCGACTCGGAGTCGGGCTGGCGCGTGTACGCCGCGGACTGGACCAACGCGGACGACGGGACCGGCATCGTCCACATTGCGCCGGCCTTCGGGGCCGACGACCACGCGCTCGGCCTGGAGCACGGGCTGCCCTTCCTGAACCCCGTCGACGACACCGGCCGCTTTCGAGACGACATTCCTCTTGTCGGCGGCAGGTTCGTAAAGGAGGCCGACGAGCTGATCGTGAATGCGCTCAGGGCACGGCGGGGGCTATTCAGCCTGGAAAAGGTGGAGCACTCCTATCCGCACTGCTGGCGCTGCGGATCCCCGCTCATCTACATGGCGCGAGATTCCTGGTTCATCGCCACCTCCCGCCGCAAGGACGATCTGCTCGCCAACAACGATTCCGTCGCCTGGCACCCTTCGGAGATCGGCGCGAATCGGTTCGGCGATTGGCTGAGGGGCAACATGGACTGGGCGCTCTCGCGAGACCGCTACTGGGGGACGCCGCTTCCGGTCTGGATCTGCGACGCCGACGCGGATCACGTGCGCTGGGTGGGTTCGCTCGACGAGCTCGACGAGCTCGTGGGCGGACTCCCCGATGACTTCGATCCGCATCGCCCCTTTATCGACGAGCTCGTCTGGCCGTGCGAGGAGTGCGACGGAGCGATGCGGAGATCGCCCTCGGTCATCGACGTCTGGTTCGATTCGGGGGCCATGCCGTTCGCTCAATGGCACTATCCTTTCGAGAACGCCGAGGAGTTCGAGGAGCACTTCCCGGCGGATTTCATCTGCGAAGGGCTCGATCAGACGCGCGGCTGGTTCTACTCGCTGATGGCCGTCTCCACCCTGCTGGACAAAGGTCCGCCCTTTCGTTCCGTGGTGGTGAACGACCTCGTTCTCGACGCGCAGGGGCGCAAGATGTCGAAGTCCAAGGGTAACGTGGTCGATCCCTGGGACGCCATTTCCGAGCACGGCTCCGACCCGCTCCGCTGGTACTTCGTCACCGCATCCAATCCGTGGAACCCGATGCGCT
This window contains:
- a CDS encoding DivIVA domain-containing protein — translated: MAIDLTALDVRSKRGDFSRRFRGYDRDEVDSFMKSVADRLEELTRAHRELQRENESMRKQLDVGVEREESIKDAVVSAQKFGKEMIDAAQNRVELMERDAAERAERIEEDARATARRIRSVALEEAERARTAIEDLCYQRTRLLRTMNRFMNEGANLIAEEERREIGPQFSEGRIAAIIDGGDPDGGSGRRGAEANDRESDFRP
- a CDS encoding isoleucine--tRNA ligase, which gives rise to MIYPELPGGVIAIEEAVLERWRDEDLFRRTLERGGEPFVFYEGPPTANGRPGLHHIISRTIKDLVCRHRALSGRSVTRIAGWDTHGLPVEIEAEKKLGISGKPEIEAYGIADFNRVCRESVFTYKREWEELSERIGYWLEYWRPYVTFSPEYVESVWWILKRFADSGLLYPGHKSVPYCPRCGTALSSHEVAQGYRDVVDPSLTFGARVEDDEEARILLAWTTTPWTVPSNAALAVHPEIVYATVRRRGTRYVVAESRVEAVFGEDVEIVDRCPGRSLVGLRYRRPLDLVAASDSESGWRVYAADWTNADDGTGIVHIAPAFGADDHALGLEHGLPFLNPVDDTGRFRDDIPLVGGRFVKEADELIVNALRARRGLFSLEKVEHSYPHCWRCGSPLIYMARDSWFIATSRRKDDLLANNDSVAWHPSEIGANRFGDWLRGNMDWALSRDRYWGTPLPVWICDADADHVRWVGSLDELDELVGGLPDDFDPHRPFIDELVWPCEECDGAMRRSPSVIDVWFDSGAMPFAQWHYPFENAEEFEEHFPADFICEGLDQTRGWFYSLMAVSTLLDKGPPFRSVVVNDLVLDAQGRKMSKSKGNVVDPWDAISEHGSDPLRWYFVTASNPWNPMRYDSDAVNEASRRFFGTLLNTYQFFALYANVENWTPPPGGTSTDASEDERFGVPVEGELSVLDRWLLSRLAATAGIVDGELRGYRITGAYRALAEFVVDDLSNWYVRRGRPRYWRTREDGTDGGSSMSADARAAFSTMWIALRTVSRLLAPVAPMVSDWIHRAVTGESVHMSDFPTGGARDERLEEEMALARRIASLGRAAREEAGVRVRQPLRRIGAVLPGGGELSSEIIDVVRDELNVKGVEFLADATGVVRLEARPSFRALGPRFGKTTKGAAQALRDLSQEELAAFRAGAGVRISLGDEEIEVLDEWLEVREVSAGNLVVKAEAGVTVAIDPEVDEELRSEGLARELVNRIQRLRRESDLEVTDRIRLRIAGDAQVEEVARSHEAFISGETLALELVVGTPGVDPPESRRRELAIDGLAVELALSRWSVAS